Proteins encoded by one window of Nisaea sp.:
- a CDS encoding c-type cytochrome gives MSRTDNERSARRKARIRAKAFSGGERRSDRLLRQMVDAAEEDEAVIGMGLSDRISRKLGPKGRFLAAATLIGALITAASIYYERRMVDTAVHADWQDEVLVAQGHKLYRDNCAFCHGDSLEGQAGWDGDFPSGNRPGLPLDGTAPIWRLSDDDIFDVIKYGGQPFSPRSYRNNMPGFEIQLADPGIWALVAFLKSRWPEDVRQRQAKLESERGVGG, from the coding sequence GTGAGCCGTACCGATAACGAACGCAGTGCGCGTCGCAAGGCGCGGATCCGCGCCAAGGCTTTCTCCGGTGGGGAACGGCGCAGCGACAGACTGCTCCGCCAGATGGTCGATGCGGCCGAGGAGGACGAAGCCGTAATCGGGATGGGGCTGTCCGACCGGATCTCACGGAAGCTTGGCCCGAAGGGGCGCTTCCTTGCGGCAGCAACGCTGATCGGCGCGCTTATCACGGCCGCTTCTATCTATTATGAGCGCAGGATGGTGGATACGGCGGTCCATGCGGATTGGCAGGACGAGGTCCTGGTCGCGCAGGGACATAAACTCTACCGGGATAACTGTGCCTTCTGCCACGGCGATTCTCTGGAAGGGCAGGCCGGCTGGGATGGCGATTTTCCGTCCGGCAACCGCCCGGGGTTACCGCTGGACGGAACCGCGCCGATCTGGCGCCTCAGCGATGACGATATATTCGATGTGATCAAATATGGCGGCCAGCCATTCTCGCCACGCAGTTACAGGAATAATATGCCGGGGTTCGAAATTCAGCTCGCCGACCCGGGGATATGGGCCCTCGTGGCGTTTCTGAAGAGTCGTTGGCCGGAGGACGTCCGACAGCGGCAGGCCAAACTGGAAAGTGAACGGGGAGTTGGCGGATAG
- a CDS encoding zinc-dependent alcohol dehydrogenase family protein, whose amino-acid sequence MKMRAAVLRQSGATAPFEKSKPISVEEVELSKPEAGEILVRVIGAGLCHSDLSVINGNRPRPVPLVLGHEGAGEVVEVGPGIRDLKAGDPVVFQFSANCGRCRRCLEGRPQICEVNAVARAKGDLMGGGRRLKSASGESLAHHSGVSCFAEYAVIDRGSCVKVDDSIPLDKAAIFGCAVMTGVGAVLNTARIRPGDSVAVIGLGGVGLNGLLGAKVAGAGAIIAIDLNDDRLGLARQLGATHTFNAKDPTLAEQVRDITHGGVDFAFDFAGAIPAMETGYGLLRAGGELVVAGLAPADSTFSFTPPAMVSDEKAIRGSYMGGCVPVRDIPRYIDLYQQGRLPIDALISRSVGFDDINEGFDRLADGSAIRQILMPHAA is encoded by the coding sequence ATGAAGATGCGTGCGGCCGTATTGCGGCAGTCGGGGGCGACGGCGCCTTTTGAAAAATCCAAGCCGATTTCCGTCGAGGAAGTGGAGCTGTCGAAGCCGGAAGCGGGCGAGATTCTCGTCCGGGTAATCGGCGCCGGGTTGTGCCATTCCGATCTTTCCGTGATCAACGGTAACCGGCCGCGCCCGGTGCCTTTGGTGCTTGGCCATGAAGGCGCCGGCGAGGTGGTCGAGGTTGGCCCCGGCATCCGCGATTTGAAAGCGGGCGATCCGGTTGTTTTCCAGTTCAGTGCCAATTGCGGTCGCTGTCGCCGGTGCCTTGAAGGCCGCCCGCAAATCTGTGAGGTCAATGCCGTGGCCAGGGCCAAGGGCGACCTGATGGGCGGCGGACGCCGCTTGAAATCCGCTTCTGGAGAATCACTAGCACACCATTCGGGTGTCTCCTGTTTCGCCGAATATGCGGTGATTGATCGGGGCAGTTGCGTCAAGGTCGACGACAGTATTCCACTGGATAAGGCGGCGATCTTCGGATGCGCTGTAATGACCGGTGTCGGAGCGGTGCTGAACACGGCCCGCATCCGGCCGGGAGACAGCGTTGCAGTGATCGGTCTCGGCGGCGTCGGGCTGAACGGGTTGCTCGGTGCCAAGGTGGCTGGCGCGGGCGCGATCATCGCCATTGACCTGAATGACGACCGTTTGGGACTCGCCCGTCAGCTTGGTGCGACACATACATTCAATGCCAAGGATCCCACCCTGGCCGAACAGGTCCGGGACATTACGCACGGCGGGGTCGATTTCGCGTTCGATTTTGCCGGAGCAATCCCGGCGATGGAGACCGGGTACGGATTGCTGCGTGCTGGCGGTGAGCTTGTGGTCGCCGGTCTGGCGCCGGCCGACAGCACCTTCAGCTTCACGCCGCCGGCGATGGTATCGGACGAAAAGGCGATCCGGGGCAGCTATATGGGCGGTTGCGTGCCGGTGCGGGATATCCCGCGCTATATCGATCTCTATCAGCAAGGCCGGTTGCCGATCGACGCTCTGATCAGCCGGTCGGTCGGGTTTGACGATATCAATGAAGGCTTTGACCGGCTTGCCGACGGCTCGGCCATCCGGCAGATCCTGATGCCGCACGCGGCCTGA